One window of Theropithecus gelada isolate Dixy chromosome 4, Tgel_1.0, whole genome shotgun sequence genomic DNA carries:
- the CPNE5 gene encoding copine-5 isoform X4, producing the protein MSPYQLNAYALALTAVGEIIQHYDSDKMFPALGFGAKLPPDGRVSHEFPLNGNQENPSCCGIDGILEAYHRSLRTVQLYGPTNFAPVVTHVARNAAAVQDGSQYSVLLIITDGVISDMAQTKEAIVNAAKLPMSIIIVGVGQAEFDAMVELDGDDVRISSRGKLAERDIVQFVPFRDYVDRTGNHVLSMARLARDVLAEIPDQLVSYMKAQGIRPRPPPAAPTHSPSQSPARTPPASPLHTHI; encoded by the exons ATGAGTCCCTACCAGCTGAACGCCTACGCTCTGGCCCTGACCGCCGTCGGAGAGATCATCCAGCACTACGACAGCGACAAGATGTTCCCTGCCCTGGGCTTCGGGGCCAAGCTGCCCCCCGATGGCAGGGTGTCCCATGAGTTCCCGCTG AATGGCAACCAGGAGAATCCCTCGTGCTGCGGCATCGACGGCATCCTGGAGGCCTACCACCGCAGCCTGCGCACGGTGCAGCTGTACGGCCCCACCAACTTCGCCCCCGTGGTCACCCACGTGGCCAG GAATGCAGCGGCTGTGCAGGACGGCTCCCAGTACTCGGTGCTGCTCATCATCACAGACGGGGTCATCTCGGACATGGCGCAGACCAAGGAGGCCATTGTCAAT gctgccaAGCTCCCCATGTCCATCATTATCGTCGGCGTGGGCCAGGCAGAGTTCGACG CCATGGTGGAGCTGGATGGTGACGACGTGCGGATCTCCTCCCGGGGGAAGCTGGCTGAACGCGACATTGTCCAG TTTGTACCCTTCCGGGACTACGTGGACCGCACAGGCAACCACGTGCTGAGCATGGCCCGCCTGGCCCGAGACGTGCTGGCAGAGATCCCTGACCAACTGGTGTCCTACATGAAGGCACAGGGCATTCGCCCACGTCCCCCACCCGCAGCACCAACCCACTCGCCCTCGCAGTCCCCAGCCCGCACGCCCCCTGCGTcccccctgcacacacacatctgA